A stretch of the Pseudomonas helvetica genome encodes the following:
- a CDS encoding DUF6124 family protein, translated as MFKPTPNPPETDPVSPYASLDSKELHAAAHRALDHYLVLPETKALLADRRPGCIFVIAPDVDSETLLAHACETLASVNVMASDLAFDLEGPKRNTALAIQQMISLTELAVNRALDHLDPPDSLE; from the coding sequence ATGTTCAAACCAACGCCCAACCCTCCCGAAACCGATCCCGTCTCTCCCTACGCCTCCCTCGATTCAAAAGAGCTCCACGCCGCTGCACACCGTGCGCTCGATCACTACCTGGTGCTGCCCGAAACCAAGGCATTGTTAGCCGACCGACGCCCCGGCTGCATTTTCGTCATTGCCCCCGACGTTGACAGCGAAACCCTGCTGGCCCACGCCTGCGAAACCCTCGCCTCAGTGAATGTCATGGCCAGCGATCTGGCATTCGACCTCGAAGGCCCCAAACGCAATACCGCGCTGGCGATTCAGCAGATGATTTCGCTGACCGAATTGGCGGTGAATCGCGCCTTGGATCACCTTGATCCGCCGGATTCACTGGAGTAG